In Orcinus orca chromosome 15, mOrcOrc1.1, whole genome shotgun sequence, the DNA window TGGACAGTGCTAATTAGACtgcgtacagcacagggagcttcTCTGGTGCAGCCTTGATAGAGGGTCCTCTATGCTTCCCTTGAACACTCACAGCTATGGGGAGCTCACTACCACACAAGCCAACTTATCTCATCCTTCAACTACCCTGATAATtgtatgtgttttgtttgtttgttttttaaatctgtgaTCTGCAGTTAGGTAGATTCTCTTAATCATATATTCTGTTTCAGTAACAGTCACTGACACATTAATAGTGGGGTAGGAGAAACGCTGTCTTCCGTTCCAGCCCCTAcagtttccccattttaggtACAACCTAATCAGTTCCAGCAGTACTTCTTGGATTCTTCTAAGTATCTGTTAATTGAGAAATGAACTTTGAGGAATGGGAGCGTGAATTTTAAAGCATGTCCTATATTTTGTGTATCTTGAGGGGTTGTCCCCTAtgtagaatcatctggggagcagATCCACTGAGCCACCCCCTGGGAGTAGGGCTcaggaatctacattttaatgAATTTGTAGATTCGGGTTTTTTGTAAAAAACCTCCAATCCATCGTCTAGATGGACCACTATCATTGTTAGAAAATTCTTTCTTCTCATGGGCCTTGGATGCCCTCTTTGTAACTTTTACCTCTTGGCCCCTAGAATTAGGCTAATGCCTCTTCCACAGGTCAGCATTCCTGGTCTTAATAGACTGCCATCCATACAGTACTTTTGCTGTTTCCCTTGGGAAAGAGGCCTTTAAACCATAGGGTCagaccattttgcagatgggaaaatcAAGGCAGAGATGGAGTCAAAAGGCAGGTGAGCGACCAGCTGGGGATAAGTAACAAGAGTCTGAAATGCCAAGCCACTGGCCAGCCAAATGCTCTCAGCCTTAGCCTGCCCGATTGACCTTTTAGGGACCTTGCTCCCTTGGCCCCAGCCATGCTCCCAAGCATGACAAGACTGTTCCTTCTCTTGCACACAGACTAGGTTTCTTTATTACTGGAAGGTGTATCAGggttttcctggggctgctgtaaaaaGTACCAACTACTGgtgggcttaaaacaacagaaatctattctctcaAGTTCTGGAGCCCAGAAGTCTGAAAGCAAGGTGTCGGTAGGGGcatgctccctccaaaggctctaggggagaatcttttcttgccttttccagcttctagtggTGGCTGGAAATCCTTGGCACTCCTTGGCTCACAGATGCGTTGCTCCAATCACAATGCGTTCCTCCTTAGTCACGTGGTGTTCTCCCTGGGTGTCTGTCTTCACGTGGTGTTGCCCTCTGTGTCCAAgtctccctcttcttataaggacatcagtcattgaAGTTAGGGCCAAcccaatatgacctcatcttagctTGACTACCACTAGAAAGACCctatttcaaataaggtcacattctgaggttctgggttggcatgaatttgggggtgggggtggaggacacTATTTAACCCAGTACAGAGACTGTGATAAAATATGCAAACGGTACAAAGAGTTTGCAACGAAAAGTaagcctccctcctgcctgtgAACCCCAGGCCTCAGTTCTTTGCCCCAAGGGCATCTCCTATCACAATCTCGATGGCTCTCCATCAAGAGGTGGTACATAGACCAGCATCTCTGGATATGTTCTTCCCCCTCTAAACGCACGTGGTACCATACCTCACATGCTGTTCTGTTCCTTAGCTTTCTTCCTTTAATGCAGTGTTTTGGAGTCATCCATCTCTGCCCATCAGACCTACCCCTTCCTCTGGCCCAGCCTGTCCCCCACAGGCCTGGTGGTCTGCTTTACGCATGCGCAGCTCCTAGGGTACAAGTTCATGTCTGATCCTCTTGTTGCTACTTAAAGAAGTTTGGGTGGGAGCGTTATTCTCATTTTCAAGATGAGGACATTGAGTCCTAGAGGGGTCAAAGGCCACCTGGCAAAGCTGCACCTCAAACCTAGGTCTCCGGGTCTTGTGTCTGGTTTTTCCCCCTGCCTAGAGCTGCCCCCACCAAGGCAGAGGGAACTCAGAGAGTCCTGGTGCTATAGGGAACCAGACTGGAGCCTCCCCTTTTACATACACACCTAACCAGCCTCGGGGTAAGCAGGGCAGGGTCCCCGCAGCCCCCTGACCTGTACcgtcctccctgcctcccaacAGTGCACCTGTGGCGATTCTCAGGTGGCTACCCAGCCCTCATGGACTGCATGAACAAGCTCAAAAACAACAAGGTATGTTGGCATACACTCGGCAAACCTCTCCAGTTGCTGGTTCTGGCTCAGCCCTGTGCTGGGGGCTGCCTCCGTCACCCTGTGGGACACACCGATGGGGCCGGGGCACTTCCTGGCTGCTGTGCCCAAACCACCATGCCCGCAGGAGTACCTAGAGTTCCGAAAGGAGCGGAGCCAGATGCTGCTGTCCAGGAGGAACCAGCTGCTCCTCGAGTTCAGCTTCTGGAACGAACCACAGCCTAGAGACGGCCCCAACATCTACGAGCTGAGGACGTACAAGCTCAAGGTGCCTCCCCCGCCAGCTCCCCGCCTGTCTCCCACCCTTCCTGCAGCAGCGCTGCTTTCCTGGTACCCTGAGGTGGGCGGGCCTGGTGCCCCAGCACCTAGATTGGGGCTTCTGGCCCCAGAACagaggtgtgtgtgcatgtgtgcacacgtgcacacccAGGCGTGAGTCAGGGCCCCATGAATAAGGTGAAGCGGCCCCAGGAGCTGCAGAGACGTGACAGTTTCCCATCCCCACCCAACAGTGATGCTTGAAGTACCAGAAGGGGGCTCATTCGCCTCCTCTGCTCTGGTTCTCTTTCAGCCGGGAACCATGATCGAATGGGGGAACAACTGGTGAGTGGTGGTTCTGGGGAGTTGGGGGtaccctgcccacctgccccatcAAGGCCCCTGGTGGACCACCTTTCCCAGGGCCCTGTAGCAGGGAACCCGTCATCCTCCATGCCATCTCCAGGAGATGGTGATGATCCAGCCAGGGGGGTGAGGATTCTCTAGACCACTGTGGTAGAACACCCAGCCAGTGGCTGCACCTCCGTCACCCTGGTCCCTGATCATTTCTGAGAGCCAAGGGCCCTACCGCAGGTTCCTCCCTTGATGTGTAACTGAGAAACCAGCCTGGGAACACCCCGGAGGGCCCTTTGCACCggccctggcctctgccccaCACTTTTCTGCCATCCCCAGGGCTCGGGCCATCAAGTACCGGCAGGAGAACCAGGAGGCAGTGGGCGGCTTCTTCTCGCAGATAGGAGAGCTATACGTTGTGCACCATCTCTGGGGTAGGCTGGGGACCATCCAGGACCCTCTGTGGCCCCCTTTCTCTACTCTCAGTCCATGTCAACAATGCGAATACATTAGGgcccttgtggagcttacattccagcaGAAGGAGATACCACCTCagacataaaataacaaaaaagataatttcagattATTACAAATcataaagagagagggagaaataatgaagaaaaatatgggAAGTTTCATTGGCTTAGATAGACTAGAACGCCTCTCTAAGGAGGTGAAATGTAAGCTCAGCTAAAGGATGAGGAGTCAGCTGTGAATTGCCAGGGAAGGGTATTCCAAGTAGAGGGAAcaacacgtgcaaaggccctgcggcGGGGAAAGGCCTTCAGGGTTTTGAGGAGTGCAAAGGAGGCCTGtgtggagggagtggggaagagagTGGGAAGATGTGGATCGACCAGGTTAGACTAGGTCTTGCAGGCCATGGGGATGAGATGACTTgggatttattctttttctttttctcctttttttttttttttggctgcaccgcgaggcttgagggatcttagttccccaaccagagatcgaacctgatccccctgcactggaagtgtagagtcctaaccactggaccatcagggaattcctgGGATTTATTCTAACTTCAGCGGGCGACTGCTGCAGCATTTCAAGCAGCATGAAATGACCTGATTTGTGTTCTAATGGTTCCTCTGGCTGCCATGTGCTTTGTTGGGAGCACTTTGTAGGGGAGCGAGAGAGGATGTGGGGCATCAGGAGATGGTTATAGTAGCTCACGGGGGAGAGGATGGTGGCCTGGCCTAAGGTGGTGACAGTGAGGATGCTGAGAAGTCCACAGATTCTTTGGTCTGGAGGTGGAACCAATCGGACTGGTGGATGAATTGTctgtctggggtgggggagggagagaggacccCAGGACACCAAGACTCCTGTTTGAGCAGCTCTGTATTGCTTACTGAGACCCTTGGAGGAGCAGGTTGGAGAGTCAGGAGTGTACTTTTGGTCGTTAGAAGTGTTACCTTTGAGACACTGACACATCTGAGTGGAAATGTCAAGTGGACACTGGATAATCGAGTCTAGAGCTCAAGGGAGAGTTCTGGGCTGGAAATACACAAGAAATGTACTGATTGGATGAGATTGTCAAAGCAGACAGTGTTTGCTAACAGTTGGAGGCATCcggggaggaagagacagcagggcAGGGTTTGGGGCACCGGAAGGAGGGCCTTGTGCTGGGTACAGGCTCAGATCCTCTGTGCCTCAGGAATGAGCCTATGCCTTCCCCCCACAGCCTATAAAGACCTGCAGTCTCGGGAGGAGACCAGAAATGCTGCCTGGAGGAAGAGGGGCTGGGACGAAAATGTCTACTACACAGGTGAGCACCTCCTCTGAGGTCATCTGCCAAGAGCCCTATCTGAGGATGGAATCCCCTCTGCAAGTAGATCTGACCTCGTTTGATTACCTCTCGTGATGGAGAACTCACTTTCAGGACAATGAGTTAGTAGGTTCCTGTCCTGGTGGCATGCTCCCCGGGATGCAGGCTGTCCTGGGTGAGTGCCCTAAGGGGCAATAACACAGCCAGGTGGTCCCTGCCTCAGAGAAGTGTTGTAGTTGAGCacacagtgtgaccttgggcctggTTCTTCACCTCACTGATGCTGTTTTCAATCTGTAAGGTGGCAATGGTGAGAAAGCCTCCCTCAGAGGGCTGGAGAAGTTAATTTATGAAAAGTGCTTGGCCTAGACTCTGGCGCAGAGGAGGCGCACAGTCAATTTTTTCGAGCAAGTTTTTTGCCTACAGCATTTGCCACTTTGCAGGGACCCCTGGGAACCACCTGGAGTCAGTAGGTGCTGGGTGAGCACTCACTGTGTACCAGGGACTGTGGTGGGCGGGAGTTGGGAGGCAGAGAATGCCCTGCCCTTAAGGAACTTACAGCTGAGCTTCCACACTTACCAGCTGGTGTGTGGGAGAATGCATCTCCTGAAGGAGTTAGCGGGAGCCTCGCTCTTCCTAGTGTGGTCCCAAATGACAGTGTCAGCATCccctggaagcttgttagaaatgcccaATCTCAACCCCCTACCTCCCCGCACTGAATCAAGATCTGCACTTGAACGAGAACTGTAGGTAATTTGTAAGCATGGTAAAGTTTAACTGCACTGAGCAGGAGGAAAGAGTCTGACCTTCTGGGTGACCTTGGGGTGACCCACTCTGAGCTGCAGtgtccccacctgtaaaatgagtcAGTTGAACtaaatcagtgtttttcaaactttagtCCCTTGAGGACACCCTCACAGCTTTTGTCCTGCCAATTTTCTTCTGCTACAATTATTTTCTTGATCTCTTCCTTTAAATCCCCCTGCTTTGTTCTTCACCTAGCTTTGTCCTAAGCAATAATATCTGTGAAATCACTTTTAAGCTATGCTGATTGTTTTTTCACATACATAGGAAGTAAAtacataattatgaaaaaaaatttaataaataaataaatttatttatttatttatttatggctgtgttgggtcttcgttgctgcgtgcaggctttctctagttgcggcgagcgcgggctactctttgttgtggtgcacgggcttcttattgtggtggcttctcttgttgtggaggacaggctctaggcatgtgggcttcagtagttgcagcacgcaggctcagtagttgtggcgcacgggcttagttgctccacggcatgtgggatcttcccggaccagggctcgaacccgtgtcgcctgcattggcaggcggattcttaactactgcaccaccagggaagtcccaattatgaaaaactttaaaagctGCCTTTCATCACAGCCTAAGTCCCCTCATATCCCACAGTTTGGGAGATGTGGCGCTCTCCATGGGCCATTCCAGGAGAGCAGTGGGGTTTCCCTGTCTCAGCATCCCAGGCCTCCTCCTCCTTCAGGGGCTAGTTTTGGGTGGTTGGCTCACCTCAGCCCCCTCGtgacctctgcctctctctctgcagTCCCCCTGGTTCGACACATGGAGTCTCGGATCATGATCCCTTTGAAGATCTCACCTCTCCAGTGATGCTGCCGCTgcctccacctcctcccacctctccctcaGGGTAGCCATGGACAGAGGAGATCCCAGCCCTGATGTCTTGGTTTTCTCTCAGACTCTGTGGACTCTGGGAGTAGTGCTCAGCTCAGAGAAGGGGGAGCTGAAGGATGATGGGGTTCTGAGGACTCGCAGCCCTGTCCAGACCCTTCCCACCTTCCCCGCACACCCGTTCCCCTTGCTGGAAGCAGTTGTTAATTTCTCTGAATGAAGAACAGCAACCTTTTGTGTCTTTTCACATTTTCCCCTAAGATTCCTCATCTCAAGGCCACCAGTCCATAATCATCACCATGGAAATCCTCAGCTTTGCTTAAGTTGTACAAAAGGTAGTGTGTCCATTGGTTAGAgatggggtgggaagggaggaggtcAGACCAGGCCAGgctctcaggaattccctggtctCTACTGGCCCACCCACTTGGTGGACAGTCTGAGCCAAGTCCCTTCTGCTGGAGAAAAGCCTAGAACTGCCTCAAGAAGCAAAAGGGAAAACCCTCAAGTTAGCTAAGTCAGCAGGACATCCACATATTCCACCCAGAAAGGCTGGGAAAAGGGATGGGAGCTGGGAAGGACCTGGGGGAGGGAAGCAGAATGGAACAGGAACCCAGAAGGTAGAACTTAGAACTCAGAACTTGGGTTTGAACTGAAGAATTTGGAATACAGAATTGGGAAGATAGAACAGAGATGACAGAAGACCACTTGGGGAGGGGTTCCTAATACAAGACAGTTGGAGAGAGGTGCATCTCTTTCTTCCCACATAATGAGGTTGAGAACTTGAACAAGTTGTTCCAGCCCTTCTGTGCAGGGAGTGTCTTCTGCCCTCCCTATTGCCTTCCTGCAGGCAGAACTACGGACTAGGTCCCGTATTTCCCTCACCCCGtattccttttctccctcttcacATTCTCTCAGCCCAACCCTCATTCCACTGGGCCATCAGGTGTGTATAGTGGGGTCAGTGACTTTGGGGACCTCCTCAGTGACCCCCACACCTCATGAACTTCTGAGTATCTTGATTCTGCCTCCGTTTCAGGAAAACTTGTGGTGGAGTCACTGGTGGAACCagttaaatatttactataaCCATGGTGTCTTTTCTTCATCTGCAAGGAAATTTGGCAAGTGCCCCAGGCAGGGCCAGCTTCGCAGGTCCACCTGGCTGATCTACCCCACTGGAGGTTATTGCGTTCCCTGAGCTACTTTTGGGGAGGGCCTCCTTCTACGGCAGAAGGAAATACACTGCATAACCAGGGATTCAGGACATCAGTGTTTCTATCTTCAGATGAGTAGGATTTACTGAACCTCATCAGTACAATTCATACCAGGGGTAGAAAATACTTGAAGCTGTCAAATGCTGCGTTAGATTTGTGACTCTGTCCTAGGGCAAATCGGGCCTAAAATGGGGATGAACTTGTGGGGGGAAAGAGGCGGGGTTAGATGGGATTAATGCCCACCTTGACTTGCCGCTCTTGCTAGTGTGGGATGTTCGGGTGAGTatgacagtggttaagaatccaggttatggaagcaaatTCACAAGTGTCCAAATCATGGCACTACTACATTCTTGCGTTATCTTGGGCTCTCGacaaattcattcaacaaatacttggcCGAGCACCTACTAGTTGCTGGGCATAGCTTTAGGCGCTGGGGAAAGAATGAACGAGGCACATAGTCTTTGCCCTTGCAACTTCGGTTTCCTGGTTTCAGAGGGCAGCGTGAGGCTGTTGGCCGGCTGGGACCCGCCCAGACAACCCAGGTGCCACCACCTCCTAGACCCCTCGCAGCCCAGCAGCCGCCCGCACCGCTTGGTGGCTGCGTCGGGACCCTTCGCGCTCCGCTTCCGGCCTCCACGCCTCACTTCCGGTCGGCCACTCCTTCCTTCCGCTTCTCTGTGGTGCGGGAGCCGTGGGAAGTGGCTCGCTGGCCGCGACAGGTCTGGGTGCAGTGTGGTGAGGAGAGGACCGGGGTGGGGCTGGGCGCGCTGGGACTGGTGTGCGGACCTCCCGAGGGCGTCCCCGGACTGGGGTCTGACCCGGTTCTCCGTCCTTATTCTCCGGGGACCCCGGCCGCTCGGCGCCGcactctcagtttcctcctgtggaAAATGGTGGCTGCAGCATCGTCAGGCCTTATGGGGCAGCTTCTAGATAACGACCACCACGGTGGTGGTGATAGCAGCTCACATTTATTATGCGCttgtgtgtgccaggcactgtctacTGTCTTGCCAAAGTCAGGATTTCGCACACTTAACGCTTTTCGGGTCCCTCTGTGAAAAATCAACTTATCTTGTACGATTGTTTACTAAAGGCTTTTAATTGagtcacttttaaaatttaaatttactttaaaagaaaaatttaaatctttaccATAAATAGAAAACTTTTCTCACTTGTCCTATGCAGAAGGTAGtgataaaaattaatgtatttaatatGTAAAGGTTATCGTTAATAATTGTGGCTAGATTTCATTGTCTAAGGGTCTGAGATAGAGTCCTTTTGTTAACAAAAGGACGTTGTCATTCATAGGTGTTAAAGACTAACTAGGGAAATGACACGTTCTTCTTGAAGCAATCAGAAGTTTCTAAAAAGAATTGAAAGGGATTAACTTTCTCCATAGGTGTTTAACATTATTAACCACTTGTGTACCATCTAAAGCCCTGCTCTCAGATCATCTTCATCACCTGCCCCAGTGGAGCGCCTCCTGCGTTAATGTCCACAGCCACCTCTGAGG includes these proteins:
- the NIPSNAP1 gene encoding protein NipSnap homolog 1 isoform X1 encodes the protein MAPRLCSISAAARRLLGRPGPGGRDVAAVAAARFYSKDNEGSWFRSLFVHKVDPRKDAHSTLLSKKETSNLYKIQFHNVKPEYLDAYNSLTEAVLPKLHLDEDYPCSLVGNWNTWYGEQDQAVHLWRFSGGYPALMDCMNKLKNNKEYLEFRKERSQMLLSRRNQLLLEFSFWNEPQPRDGPNIYELRTYKLKPGTMIEWGNNWARAIKYRQENQEAVGGFFSQIGELYVVHHLWAYKDLQSREETRNAAWRKRGWDENVYYTAGVWENASPEGVSGSLALPSVVPNDSVSIPWKLVRNAQSQPPTSPH
- the NIPSNAP1 gene encoding protein NipSnap homolog 1 isoform X2 — translated: MAPRLCSISAAARRLLGRPGPGGRDVAAVAAARFYSKDNEGSWFRSLFVHKVDPRKDAHSTLLSKKETSNLYKIQFHNVKPEYLDAYNSLTEAVLPKLHLDEDYPCSLVGNWNTWYGEQDQAVHLWRFSGGYPALMDCMNKLKNNKEYLEFRKERSQMLLSRRNQLLLEFSFWNEPQPRDGPNIYELRTYKLKPGTMIEWGNNWARAIKYRQENQEAVGGFFSQIGELYVVHHLWAYKDLQSREETRNAAWRKRGWDENVYYTVPLVRHMESRIMIPLKISPLQ
- the NIPSNAP1 gene encoding protein NipSnap homolog 1 isoform X3 — its product is MAPRLCSISAAARRLLGRPGPGGRDVAAVAAARFYSKDNEGSWFRSLFVHKVDPRKDAHSTLLSKKETSNLYKIQFHNVKPEYLDAYNSLTEAVLPKLHLDEDYPCSLVGNWNTWYGEQDQAVHLWRFSGGYPALMDCMNKLKNNKEYLEFRKERSQMLLSRRNQLLLEFSFWNEPQPRDGPNIYELRTYKLKPIKTCSLGRRPEMLPGGRGAGTKMSTTQLVCGRMHLLKELAGASLFLVWSQMTVSASPGSLLEMPNLNPLPPRTESRSALEREL